The following proteins are encoded in a genomic region of Methylobacterium tardum:
- the dnaQ gene encoding DNA polymerase III subunit epsilon, with protein MLREIVLDTETTGTEAKGGDRLIEIGAVELLNHIPTGRTFHRYCNPQRAVSEGAFNVHGLSDAFLSDKPVFAEIVGELLDFLADGRLVIHNAPFDVGFLNMEYARLGDRAPPPIRLEDVVDTLPMARRKHPGAANNLDALCSRYGIDNTKRTKHGALLDAQILAEVYVELLGGKQTSLGLLAAEVAAPVAGSAARQTSSATPRPYRSRLTEAERARHDSFRASLGPAAIWADYIGADDPA; from the coding sequence ATGCTGCGCGAGATCGTCCTCGACACCGAGACCACCGGCACGGAGGCGAAGGGCGGCGACCGGCTGATCGAGATCGGCGCCGTCGAGCTCCTCAACCACATCCCCACCGGCCGAACCTTTCACCGCTACTGCAACCCGCAGCGGGCGGTCTCCGAGGGCGCGTTCAACGTCCACGGCCTGTCCGACGCGTTCCTGTCCGACAAGCCGGTCTTCGCCGAGATCGTCGGCGAGCTGCTGGACTTCCTCGCCGACGGGCGCCTCGTCATCCACAACGCGCCCTTCGACGTCGGCTTCCTCAACATGGAATACGCGCGGCTCGGGGACCGCGCCCCGCCGCCGATCCGGCTGGAGGACGTGGTCGACACCCTGCCGATGGCCCGGCGCAAGCACCCGGGTGCGGCCAACAACCTCGACGCCCTCTGCTCCCGCTACGGCATCGACAACACCAAGCGCACCAAGCACGGGGCGCTCCTCGACGCGCAGATCCTCGCGGAGGTCTATGTCGAGCTGCTCGGCGGCAAGCAGACCAGCCTCGGGCTGCTCGCGGCGGAGGTCGCCGCTCCCGTCGCCGGATCGGCGGCGCGACAGACGAGTTCCGCAACGCCCCGCCCCTACCGCAGCCGGCTGACCGAGGCGGAGCGCGCCCGCCACGACAGCTTCCGGGCCAGCCTCGGTCCCGCCGCGATCTGGGCCGATTACATCGGCGCGGACGACCCCGCCTGA
- a CDS encoding extracellular catalytic domain type 1 short-chain-length polyhydroxyalkanoate depolymerase, translated as MTEDFGSRDEKGGASPFTDMIEATRLTGLGRLEEATALIQRSLAGQKAAPPASTPAGENRAETARSAAPESGTRVREVMGEVVGQVVRGLAPVLKGLGHPLRQPAPADERKPAGGGFVPLSYTDAAGSRDYKLFIPSHPEAAAPLIVMLHGCTQNPDDFAAGTGMNALAERAGVFVAYPAQSRQAHAQRCWNWYEPRDQARGSGEPAIIAGLTRAVMAEHPIDPARVYIAGLSAGGAAALNIARAYPDLYAAVGVHSGLAAGCARDLGSALMAMQVGAPGLGTTTPFGAPAAATRVPTIVFHGEDDGTVSVRNADQVLTQANIAGLTARSETIEGRGHPFTRTRYLDETGRAVVEDWRVRGAGHAWSGGRPEGSYTDREGPDASRAMLDFFAEHRLGPQRR; from the coding sequence ATGACCGAGGATTTCGGCAGCCGCGACGAGAAGGGCGGCGCTTCGCCGTTCACCGACATGATCGAGGCCACCCGCCTCACCGGCCTCGGCCGCCTGGAGGAGGCGACCGCCCTGATCCAGCGCAGCCTCGCGGGCCAGAAGGCCGCGCCCCCCGCCTCCACCCCCGCCGGCGAGAACCGGGCCGAGACCGCGCGCAGTGCCGCGCCGGAATCCGGCACCCGGGTGCGCGAGGTGATGGGCGAGGTGGTCGGTCAGGTCGTGCGCGGCCTCGCGCCGGTGCTGAAGGGCCTCGGCCATCCCCTGCGGCAGCCCGCGCCGGCCGATGAGCGGAAACCCGCCGGCGGCGGCTTCGTGCCTTTGAGCTACACCGATGCCGCCGGCAGCCGCGACTACAAGCTGTTCATCCCGAGCCATCCGGAGGCCGCGGCGCCGCTGATCGTGATGCTGCACGGCTGCACGCAGAACCCGGACGATTTCGCCGCCGGCACCGGCATGAACGCCCTGGCCGAGCGCGCGGGCGTGTTCGTGGCCTATCCGGCCCAGAGCCGTCAGGCCCACGCGCAGCGCTGCTGGAACTGGTACGAGCCCCGGGACCAGGCCCGCGGCTCCGGCGAGCCGGCGATCATCGCGGGCCTCACCCGCGCGGTGATGGCCGAACACCCGATCGACCCGGCCCGGGTCTACATCGCCGGCCTGTCGGCGGGGGGCGCGGCCGCCCTCAACATCGCCCGCGCCTATCCGGACCTCTACGCCGCCGTGGGCGTCCATTCGGGCCTCGCGGCCGGCTGCGCCCGCGATCTCGGCTCGGCGCTGATGGCCATGCAGGTCGGCGCGCCGGGTCTCGGCACGACGACGCCGTTCGGCGCCCCGGCCGCGGCGACGCGGGTGCCGACGATCGTCTTCCACGGCGAGGATGACGGCACGGTGAGCGTGCGCAACGCCGATCAGGTCCTGACGCAGGCCAACATCGCCGGGCTGACGGCGCGGTCCGAAACCATCGAGGGCCGCGGCCATCCCTTCACCCGCACCCGCTACCTCGACGAGACCGGTCGGGCCGTGGTCGAGGATTGGCGGGTGCGCGGCGCCGGCCACGCCTGGTCGGGCGGCCGCCCAGAGGGCAGCTACACGGATCGCGAGGGACCCGACGCCTCCCGCGCCATGCTCGACTTCTTCGCCGAGCACCGGCTCGGCCCGCAACGCCGGTAA
- a CDS encoding TIGR01459 family HAD-type hydrolase, producing MTAIPTLNGLAEIADRYDLILCDVWGVLHDGQKAHTAAGEALIRFRTLSGDRPRRVVLVSNAPRPGDGVGRILDRFGVPREAYDAILTSGDLTHDLIAARPGARIRHLGPERDLGIFQGLDLSLVPEAEADLIVCTGLFDDRSETADDYRPELERLAARGLTLICANPDLVVESGNRLIPCAGLIAAAYAEIGGAVVYAGKPHRPVYEAALAKGGELAGAPVDPARVLAIGDAIRTDIAGANGFGIASLLVARGIHAEELGVTAEHHRLGDVADWLGQQAVHPDAVIERLVW from the coding sequence ATGACCGCCATCCCGACCCTGAACGGCCTCGCCGAGATCGCCGACCGGTACGACCTGATCCTCTGCGACGTCTGGGGCGTGCTGCATGACGGCCAGAAGGCCCATACGGCCGCCGGCGAGGCGCTGATCCGCTTCCGCACTCTCTCCGGCGACCGGCCCCGCCGGGTGGTGCTCGTCTCGAACGCGCCCCGGCCCGGGGACGGCGTCGGCCGCATCCTCGACCGGTTCGGGGTGCCGCGGGAGGCCTACGACGCGATCCTGACCTCGGGCGACCTCACCCACGACCTGATCGCCGCCCGCCCCGGCGCCCGGATCCGGCATCTCGGGCCGGAGCGCGACCTCGGCATCTTCCAGGGCCTCGATCTCAGCCTCGTCCCGGAGGCGGAGGCCGACCTGATCGTCTGCACCGGCCTGTTCGACGACCGCAGCGAGACCGCGGACGATTACCGCCCGGAGCTCGAGCGCCTCGCCGCCCGCGGGCTGACGCTGATCTGCGCCAATCCCGATCTCGTGGTCGAGAGCGGCAACCGGCTGATCCCCTGCGCGGGCCTGATCGCGGCGGCCTACGCGGAGATCGGCGGCGCGGTGGTCTATGCCGGCAAGCCGCACCGCCCGGTCTACGAGGCGGCCCTGGCCAAGGGTGGCGAACTCGCCGGCGCGCCCGTCGATCCGGCCCGGGTGCTGGCGATCGGCGACGCGATCCGCACCGACATTGCCGGGGCCAACGGCTTCGGCATCGCGAGCCTCTTGGTGGCACGAGGCATCCACGCGGAGGAACTCGGCGTCACCGCCGAGCACCACCGGCTGGGCGACGTGGCGGACTGGCTCGGACAGCAGGCGGTGCACCCGGACGCGGTGATCGAGCGGCTGGTCTGGTAG
- a CDS encoding dienelactone hydrolase family protein has translation MRVEPVAIQTRDGVCPTQVVTPDGAGPWPAVILYMDAGGIRPALVDMARQLAAGGYVVLLPDLFYRYGPYAPFVPAEVFKGDFRAILGPLMATTDNVKAAADTGALLAHLDTRDDVAGRSVGAVGFCMGGRMALTATATYPDRFAAAASFHGGNLATDEPTSPHRLAPQLKAELYIAAAENDGSYPPEMAERLEGALSAAGIRYGAETYPAAHGWMMPDFPVYDPAAAARGWTAMLALFDRTLSRSG, from the coding sequence ATGCGCGTTGAGCCCGTCGCGATCCAGACCCGGGACGGCGTGTGCCCGACACAGGTGGTCACGCCGGACGGCGCCGGACCCTGGCCCGCCGTGATCCTCTACATGGATGCCGGCGGCATCCGGCCGGCCCTGGTCGACATGGCGCGGCAGCTCGCGGCCGGCGGCTACGTCGTGCTGCTGCCGGACCTGTTCTACCGCTACGGACCCTACGCGCCGTTCGTGCCCGCGGAGGTGTTCAAGGGCGACTTCCGGGCGATCCTGGGCCCGCTGATGGCCACGACCGATAATGTGAAGGCGGCGGCGGATACCGGCGCCCTGCTCGCCCATCTCGACACGCGCGACGACGTCGCCGGCCGGAGCGTCGGGGCGGTGGGCTTCTGCATGGGTGGCCGCATGGCGCTGACCGCGACCGCGACCTATCCCGACCGGTTCGCGGCCGCGGCGAGCTTCCACGGCGGCAACCTCGCCACCGACGAGCCGACCAGCCCGCACCGTCTCGCGCCGCAGCTGAAGGCCGAGCTCTACATCGCGGCGGCCGAGAACGACGGCAGCTACCCGCCCGAGATGGCCGAGCGGCTGGAAGGGGCGCTGTCGGCGGCGGGCATCCGCTACGGGGCGGAGACCTACCCCGCCGCGCATGGCTGGATGATGCCGGATTTCCCGGTCTACGACCCGGCCGCCGCCGCGCGCGGCTGGACGGCGATGCTGGCCCTGTTCGACCGGACGCTCTCCCGCAGCGGGTGA
- a CDS encoding 2-keto-4-pentenoate hydratase, with product MTEPLSAAHHARTILAAHEHRRQIPPLTGWDRALDLPAAYRVAEEVRHLRAARGERAIGRKIGFTNTTLWDRYGVRAPIWGHVYDTTLRDRDALPGPVALAAFVEPRIEPEIVFGLARPPEPGMDAPALIGCLDWAAAGFEIVQSLFPGWRFAAPDTVAAFGLHGLLVVGERVRIAPAERQAWIGRLADFTVDLLRDGAVADRGGGRNVLGTGPLAALGHLADVLANDPDAPPLAAGEIITTGTLTDALPIAPGQSWRARLDGLPLPGIDLAMI from the coding sequence ATGACCGAGCCTCTCTCTGCCGCGCACCACGCCCGGACCATCCTGGCCGCGCACGAGCATCGCCGCCAGATCCCGCCGCTGACCGGGTGGGATCGGGCCCTCGACCTGCCGGCCGCCTACCGGGTGGCCGAGGAGGTGCGGCACCTGCGCGCCGCGCGGGGCGAGCGCGCCATCGGCCGCAAGATCGGCTTCACCAACACGACGCTCTGGGACCGCTACGGCGTCCGCGCGCCGATCTGGGGCCACGTCTACGACACCACCCTGCGCGACCGGGACGCGCTGCCGGGTCCGGTCGCTCTGGCGGCCTTCGTGGAGCCCCGGATCGAGCCCGAGATCGTGTTCGGCCTGGCCCGTCCCCCGGAGCCCGGCATGGACGCGCCCGCCCTGATCGGCTGCCTCGACTGGGCGGCCGCCGGGTTCGAGATCGTGCAGTCGCTCTTTCCCGGCTGGCGTTTCGCGGCCCCCGACACGGTCGCGGCCTTCGGGCTGCACGGACTGCTGGTGGTCGGCGAGCGCGTGCGGATCGCCCCCGCGGAGAGGCAGGCCTGGATCGGCCGCCTCGCGGATTTCACCGTCGACCTGCTGCGGGACGGGGCGGTCGCGGACCGGGGCGGCGGCCGGAACGTCCTCGGCACCGGCCCCCTCGCGGCCCTCGGCCATCTCGCCGATGTGCTGGCTAACGATCCGGACGCCCCGCCGCTCGCGGCCGGCGAGATCATCACCACCGGCACCCTCACCGACGCGCTGCCGATCGCCCCCGGGCAAAGCTGGCGCGCGCGGCTCGACGGGCTGCCGCTGCCCGGCATCGACCTTGCGATGATCTGA